The genome window ACCTTGTCCTCCACAATCTGGGTCAGGTGTACAGTGGCTTGCTTGGTTTTACAAATGCAGCACAACATATCCGCGGCTTGGCTTCGGCTCGCTTATCTAAAAATCGGTTCGCCGGAAACCCGGGTCAGGGCGTGGTATTTTTCCATCAAGCTGCGGGCGGTCGGCCCCGGCTTACCCGTCCCGATCTGCCGTCCGTCCACTTTCGTGACCGGAATAATTTCCGCGCCCGTGCCCGTCAGGAAACATTCATCCGCGCAGTACACATCATAGCGGGTCAAATTGGGTTCCGACACCTTGAGCCCCGTTGCGCGCGCGATTTCCATCACCGTGCCGCGCGTGATACCGTAGAGCGCGCCGGCGGAAAGCGGCGGGGTGAGCAACTGGTCGCCCTTGACAATGAAAATGTTGTCGCCGGTACATTCCGCCACAAAGCCTTCGGTGTTCAGCATGATCGCTTCCTCGACCCCGGCAATGTTCGCCTCGATCTTGGCCAGGATGTTGTTGAGATAATTCAACGACTTGATCGCCGGATTGATGGCATTGACCAGATTGCGCGTGGTTGCCACTGTGACAATGGCCATGCCCTGATCGTACATCTCCTGCGGGTACAGTTGAATTTTGTCGGCGATGATGACCACTGATGGGTTGGCGCAGCGGTTGGGGTTGAGGCCCAGCGTGCCCACCCCCCGTGTGACCACCAGGCGGATATATCCGTCCCGTAAATTATTCTTGTGGCAGGCCAGCACGGTCGCCTTGACCATTTCCTCCTGCGTCATGGGGATGGTCAGCAAAATCGCTTTGGCGGAATCATACAGGCGCGCGACGTGTTCCTTGAGTTTGAAGACGCGGCCGTTATACGCGCGAATCCCCTCGAAGAT of Verrucomicrobiota bacterium contains these proteins:
- the ilvE gene encoding branched-chain-amino-acid transaminase, coding for MKVYIDGKFYDEKNAKISVFDHGLLYGDGIFEGIRAYNGRVFKLKEHVARLYDSAKAILLTIPMTQEEMVKATVLACHKNNLRDGYIRLVVTRGVGTLGLNPNRCANPSVVIIADKIQLYPQEMYDQGMAIVTVATTRNLVNAINPAIKSLNYLNNILAKIEANIAGVEEAIMLNTEGFVAECTGDNIFIVKGDQLLTPPLSAGALYGITRGTVMEIARATGLKVSEPNLTRYDVYCADECFLTGTGAEIIPVTKVDGRQIGTGKPGPTARSLMEKYHALTRVSGEPIFR